One Cryptosporangium aurantiacum DNA window includes the following coding sequences:
- a CDS encoding SAM-dependent methyltransferase, which produces MADPVDTSVPSVARMYDYYLGGKDNFGVDREAVRQLDAAAPGTKALAINNRRFLQRAVRTLAAEHGIRQFIDHGSGLPTQDNVHQIAQGVDPGARVVYIDNDPIVLAHGRALLAENGNTAVIQADMRDTAAILAQPELTKLIDFDQPVAALFVSVLHCIPDGDDPAALVARVFDRLPSGSYLVISHLASDDDAVREHLTEFMLTSTGGNWGRVRKPAEIATLFGDLDVIEPGLVEISTWRPDPAFAGPKQTSLEWIEYGGVARKP; this is translated from the coding sequence ATGGCCGACCCGGTCGACACCAGCGTTCCGAGCGTGGCTCGGATGTACGACTACTACCTCGGCGGCAAGGACAACTTCGGCGTCGACCGGGAGGCGGTGCGGCAACTCGACGCCGCCGCGCCCGGCACCAAGGCCCTGGCGATCAACAACCGCCGCTTCTTACAGCGCGCGGTCCGGACGCTCGCCGCCGAGCACGGCATCCGGCAGTTCATCGACCACGGATCCGGGCTCCCGACGCAGGACAACGTGCACCAGATCGCGCAGGGCGTCGACCCCGGCGCACGGGTCGTGTACATCGACAACGATCCGATCGTGCTCGCGCACGGCCGCGCGCTGCTGGCCGAGAACGGCAACACGGCCGTGATCCAGGCCGACATGCGGGACACCGCGGCCATCCTCGCGCAGCCCGAGCTCACGAAGCTGATCGACTTCGACCAGCCGGTGGCCGCGCTGTTCGTCTCGGTGCTGCACTGCATCCCCGACGGCGACGACCCCGCCGCGCTGGTGGCGCGCGTCTTCGACCGGCTGCCCTCCGGCAGCTACCTGGTCATCTCGCACCTGGCCAGCGACGACGACGCGGTGCGCGAGCACCTCACCGAGTTCATGCTGACGAGCACCGGCGGCAACTGGGGCCGGGTGCGGAAGCCGGCCGAGATCGCGACGCTCTTCGGCGACCTCGACGTGATCGAGCCCGGGCTGGTTGAGATCTCGACATGGCGCCCCGATCCGGCGTTCGCCGGGCCGAAGCAGACCAGCCTGGAGTGGATCGAGTACGGCGGGGTCGCCCGCAAGCCCTAG
- a CDS encoding methyl-accepting chemotaxis protein, with protein sequence MTQPASLIDANASSAIKAATLALLVQERLVLTVHAKTGAVLSVNQRVVEMADRPIEALIGQRLDAIWSISSVAVEKLLSTGRRGEFVEEVMQISDGQGKPRWLRLNCGPVATPANDPEQVLVTAYDITKDREQIGELRGRYAAIDRAQAVIEFDLDGVILTANENFLELTGYALADIVGQHHRMFVPPGHAESEEYERFWERLRAGEVENGEYKRIGRNGREVWIRATYNPIFDLEGRACKIVKYAMDVTDTKLVNAEYEGKVNAISRAQAVIEFDLDGNVLSANQNFLDVTGYELEEIVGQHHRMFVDDEHARGSAYRMFWQKLAHGEFEAGEYKRYGKDGKEIWLQATYNPIFDLEGRPVKVIKYAVDVTAQKLRNAEFEGKVRAIDRAQAVIEFDLDGVVLDANKLFLETTGYNLDEVVGQHHRMFVEPRYATTDAYRSFWKRLAQGEYEAGEYKRVGKGGTEIWLQASYNPIFDQDNRPRKIVKYATDVTAQKLRNAEFEGKVNAIDRAQAVIEFDLEGRVLTANDNFLRLTGYRREDVIGRHHRMFVEPQEASSDTYTSFWERLGRGEYEGGEFKRIGRDGTEVWIQATYNPIFDLDGKPVKIVKFAIDVTAQKLRNAEFEGKVKAIDRAQAVIEFDLEGTVLEANENFLRTIGYSAREIKGQHHSMFCTPEYITSEAYRDFWLRLRKGEFMSGRFHRVGKYNRDVWIQATYNPIFNLAGEPVKVVKYATDITEQVQLEQLLTNKTRELAETVTALAASIDEIVVSAGTASGMAGTTQENAETGFEELRKSIEAIDLIEKSSEEIASIVNVIGEIASQTNLLAFNASIEAARAGEHGVGFSVVAGEVRKLAERSSDAAREISKLIAESASRVSQGSTVSRKAQEAFTEILKSVRQTSDSIQRIASTTQEQQAASHRVSEIITSLTAAGERKPDGSR encoded by the coding sequence GTGACGCAGCCCGCGAGTCTCATCGACGCGAACGCGAGCTCCGCGATCAAGGCGGCGACCCTGGCGCTTCTGGTCCAGGAGCGGCTCGTCCTGACCGTGCACGCGAAGACCGGCGCCGTGCTGTCGGTCAACCAGCGGGTCGTCGAGATGGCCGATCGCCCGATCGAGGCACTGATCGGACAGCGCCTCGACGCGATCTGGTCGATCAGCAGCGTGGCCGTGGAGAAACTGCTCAGTACCGGCCGCCGTGGCGAGTTCGTCGAAGAGGTCATGCAGATCTCCGACGGCCAGGGCAAACCGCGGTGGCTGCGGCTGAACTGCGGCCCGGTCGCGACGCCGGCGAACGACCCGGAACAGGTGCTGGTCACCGCGTACGACATCACGAAGGACCGCGAGCAGATCGGGGAACTGCGCGGTCGCTACGCCGCGATCGACCGCGCGCAGGCCGTCATCGAGTTCGACCTCGACGGGGTGATCCTCACCGCCAACGAGAACTTCCTCGAGCTCACCGGCTACGCGCTGGCCGACATCGTCGGTCAGCACCACCGGATGTTCGTGCCGCCGGGCCACGCTGAGTCGGAGGAGTACGAGCGGTTCTGGGAACGGCTCCGCGCCGGTGAGGTGGAGAACGGCGAGTACAAGCGGATCGGCCGGAACGGACGCGAGGTCTGGATCCGGGCGACGTACAACCCGATCTTCGACCTGGAGGGTCGTGCCTGCAAGATCGTCAAGTACGCGATGGACGTCACCGACACCAAGCTCGTGAACGCCGAGTACGAGGGCAAGGTGAACGCGATCAGCCGCGCGCAGGCGGTGATCGAATTCGACCTCGACGGCAACGTCCTGTCCGCGAACCAGAACTTCCTCGACGTGACCGGCTACGAACTAGAGGAGATCGTCGGCCAGCACCACCGGATGTTCGTCGACGACGAGCACGCCCGGGGAAGCGCCTACCGGATGTTCTGGCAGAAGCTGGCCCACGGCGAGTTCGAGGCGGGCGAGTACAAGCGCTACGGCAAGGACGGCAAGGAGATCTGGCTGCAGGCCACCTACAACCCGATCTTCGACCTCGAAGGTCGTCCGGTGAAGGTGATCAAGTACGCGGTCGACGTCACCGCGCAGAAGCTGCGCAATGCGGAGTTCGAGGGCAAAGTCAGGGCCATCGACCGCGCGCAGGCGGTGATCGAGTTCGACCTCGACGGCGTCGTGCTCGACGCGAACAAGCTGTTCCTGGAGACCACCGGCTACAACCTGGACGAGGTGGTCGGCCAGCACCACCGGATGTTCGTCGAACCGCGCTACGCGACGACCGACGCCTACCGGTCGTTCTGGAAGCGGCTCGCGCAGGGCGAGTACGAGGCGGGCGAGTACAAGCGCGTCGGCAAGGGCGGCACGGAAATTTGGCTGCAGGCCTCCTACAACCCGATCTTCGACCAGGACAACCGGCCGCGGAAGATCGTCAAGTACGCGACCGACGTCACCGCGCAGAAGCTCCGCAACGCGGAGTTCGAGGGCAAGGTGAACGCGATCGACCGGGCCCAGGCGGTGATCGAGTTCGACCTGGAAGGCCGCGTCCTCACCGCGAACGACAACTTCCTCCGGCTCACCGGCTACCGCCGCGAGGACGTCATCGGCAGGCACCACCGGATGTTCGTCGAGCCGCAGGAAGCCAGCTCCGACACCTACACGAGCTTCTGGGAGCGGCTCGGCCGCGGCGAGTACGAGGGCGGCGAGTTCAAGCGGATCGGCCGGGACGGCACCGAGGTCTGGATCCAGGCCACGTACAACCCGATCTTCGACCTGGACGGCAAGCCGGTGAAGATCGTCAAGTTCGCGATCGACGTGACCGCCCAGAAGCTGCGCAATGCGGAGTTCGAGGGCAAGGTCAAGGCGATCGACCGGGCGCAGGCGGTGATCGAGTTCGACCTCGAGGGCACCGTGCTCGAGGCGAACGAGAACTTCCTGCGGACGATCGGCTACTCGGCGCGGGAGATCAAAGGCCAGCACCACAGCATGTTCTGCACCCCGGAATACATCACGTCCGAGGCCTACCGCGATTTCTGGCTGCGGCTGCGCAAGGGCGAGTTCATGTCCGGCCGCTTCCACCGGGTGGGCAAGTACAACCGGGACGTCTGGATCCAGGCCACGTACAACCCGATCTTCAACCTGGCGGGCGAGCCGGTGAAGGTCGTGAAGTACGCGACCGACATCACCGAGCAGGTGCAGCTGGAGCAGTTGCTGACCAACAAGACACGCGAGCTGGCCGAGACCGTCACCGCGCTGGCCGCCTCGATCGACGAGATCGTGGTCAGCGCCGGAACGGCCAGCGGCATGGCCGGTACGACCCAGGAGAACGCCGAGACCGGCTTCGAGGAGCTGCGCAAGTCGATCGAGGCGATCGACCTGATCGAGAAGTCGTCGGAGGAGATCGCGTCGATCGTCAACGTGATCGGGGAGATCGCGAGCCAGACCAACCTGCTCGCGTTCAACGCCTCGATCGAGGCGGCGCGCGCCGGCGAGCACGGTGTCGGGTTCTCGGTCGTCGCGGGCGAGGTGCGGAAGCTCGCCGAGCGGTCGTCGGACGCCGCCCGGGAGATCAGCAAGCTCATCGCGGAGTCGGCGAGCCGGGTGAGCCAGGGCTCGACGGTGTCGCGAAAAGCGCAGGAGGCGTTCACCGAGATCCTCAAGAGCGTCCGGCAGACCAGCGACTCGATCCAGCGGATCGCGTCGACGACGCAGGAACAGCAGGCCGCCTCGCACCGGGTCAGCGAGATCATCACCTCGCTCACGGCGGCCGGTGAGCGGAAGCCGGACGGTTCCCGGTGA
- a CDS encoding chemotaxis protein CheW: MTVLLERPDAVAQRTSGPGGTDTTVYGMFTVGPTQVALPLSELREVIPCPPTFAQLPARAVGLVGAVNLRHLVIPVLDLRELFGLEEDGGNDVIVIVAREGYMFGLLADEIRGVSRIPADNLMEMAVGGEATPLFRETFEQPEDGTVVSVLDSAAILALPGFPAVRDAGTPSAALATLAADPDATVRIGDTRRRVVMLLRCGNIGLSIEVNHVHSVIPKLVVRPSPLVGDRCLGVVPLGGVSVPVVDSLQVLGLGELPKHDTDRGLVLSMPRGLVVLAVSDVTNIESVPETDVLPLPAAGMAVNPFLQGALLVPGKGQNLVLDGEALRADVQLDNLANMGMPLAGAADDEPPARSGRRTDDAPEGRRVVPVVKKMLTYNAGVDVASPLVQISEILPYPDDYIPLDGVGRTIQGVFTHRQSTVPLICLTTLLGRDDEVDRATARVLLVDAAGGYVGFIVPALNAIEESVWEEVEDTERGVGTDALSRRLVKVGTRMLPEIDLQRLAAAA, encoded by the coding sequence GTGACGGTGCTGCTCGAGCGCCCGGACGCGGTGGCACAGCGAACCAGCGGTCCGGGCGGCACCGACACGACGGTCTACGGCATGTTCACGGTGGGCCCGACCCAGGTGGCCCTCCCGCTCTCCGAGCTCCGTGAGGTCATCCCGTGCCCGCCGACGTTCGCCCAGCTGCCGGCCCGCGCGGTCGGGCTGGTCGGGGCCGTGAACCTGCGTCACCTCGTCATCCCGGTGCTCGACCTCCGTGAGCTGTTCGGGCTCGAGGAGGACGGCGGCAACGACGTCATCGTCATCGTCGCGCGCGAGGGGTACATGTTCGGCCTGCTCGCGGACGAGATCCGCGGCGTCTCCCGGATCCCGGCCGACAACCTGATGGAGATGGCGGTCGGCGGTGAGGCGACACCGCTGTTCCGCGAGACGTTCGAGCAGCCCGAGGACGGGACCGTCGTCTCGGTGCTGGACTCGGCCGCGATCCTCGCGCTGCCGGGCTTCCCGGCGGTCCGTGATGCCGGGACGCCGAGCGCGGCGCTGGCCACCCTGGCTGCCGATCCGGACGCGACCGTGCGCATCGGCGACACCCGGCGCCGCGTCGTCATGCTGCTGCGCTGCGGGAACATCGGGCTGTCGATCGAGGTCAACCACGTGCACTCGGTCATCCCGAAGCTCGTCGTCCGGCCGTCGCCGCTGGTGGGGGACCGGTGCCTGGGGGTCGTGCCGCTCGGCGGGGTGTCGGTGCCGGTCGTCGATTCGCTGCAGGTGCTGGGCCTGGGGGAGCTGCCGAAACACGACACCGACCGTGGCCTCGTGCTGAGCATGCCGCGCGGGCTCGTCGTCCTCGCGGTCTCGGACGTCACGAACATCGAGTCGGTGCCGGAGACCGACGTCCTCCCGCTGCCGGCGGCCGGCATGGCCGTCAATCCGTTCCTGCAGGGAGCGTTGCTGGTCCCGGGCAAGGGACAAAACCTCGTGCTGGACGGTGAGGCGTTGCGCGCCGACGTTCAGCTGGACAACCTCGCGAACATGGGCATGCCGCTGGCGGGGGCTGCCGACGACGAGCCGCCTGCCCGGAGCGGCCGGCGGACCGACGACGCGCCGGAGGGGCGGCGGGTCGTGCCGGTCGTCAAGAAGATGCTCACGTACAACGCGGGGGTCGACGTCGCGAGCCCGCTCGTCCAGATCTCCGAGATCCTGCCGTACCCGGACGACTACATCCCGCTCGACGGAGTGGGGCGAACCATCCAGGGGGTCTTCACCCACCGGCAGTCGACCGTGCCGCTGATCTGCCTGACCACGCTGCTCGGGCGGGACGACGAGGTCGATCGCGCCACCGCACGGGTGCTGCTGGTCGACGCGGCGGGCGGGTACGTCGGGTTCATCGTCCCGGCGCTCAACGCGATCGAGGAATCGGTCTGGGAAGAGGTGGAGGACACCGAGCGCGGGGTCGGAACCGACGCGCTCAGCCGTCGCCTCGTGAAGGTGGGTACGCGGATGCTCCCGGAGATCGACCTCCAGCGCCTCGCGGCCGCCGCCTGA
- a CDS encoding EAL and HDOD domain-containing protein, giving the protein MLVRPPTDLSAPLVHVGRQGIYDQTGDVVAYELSFRDAADAPRATSRGPYATSRVIIGAFTDFGLEQLVGSKACFINVTREFLVGELPIPFDSGHAALEIVPAVEVDDEVVRGATALVERGFTIALSAFVWGSGHERLLDIASYVMIDMRDADPAKVDETIQRCRDYPHLRLIAERLETEEQLQVAFLLGFDLFRGNILGRPHTLSTTGLSPARVSRLQLLAALSAEEVNYDDVVDRVALDPTLAYRLLRATNAAASGLTVRVSSVHEAAVFLGLDKVRQWVTLMLLTDLSDATEDQLATTMTRARLCQTTAEYQHLPGSTAFTIGLLSGIADLVGRPVAALAEELPLAEEVRSALAEGAGDLGEILTAVRHYEEGAVGELAALTGPVEPTEAYLSAISWSTKMLDAVPLDGPRRRQMPTP; this is encoded by the coding sequence ATGCTCGTCCGTCCGCCGACCGACCTGTCGGCACCGCTCGTCCACGTCGGGCGACAGGGGATCTACGACCAGACCGGCGACGTGGTGGCCTACGAGTTGTCGTTCCGCGATGCCGCGGACGCACCGCGGGCCACCAGTCGCGGTCCGTACGCCACCAGCCGGGTGATCATCGGCGCGTTCACCGACTTCGGTCTGGAACAGCTGGTCGGCTCCAAGGCGTGCTTCATCAACGTGACCAGGGAATTCCTGGTCGGTGAGCTGCCGATCCCGTTCGACTCCGGCCACGCGGCACTGGAGATCGTGCCCGCGGTCGAGGTCGATGACGAGGTGGTGCGGGGCGCCACCGCGCTGGTCGAGCGAGGGTTCACGATCGCGTTGAGCGCGTTCGTCTGGGGCAGCGGCCACGAACGGCTGCTCGACATCGCCAGCTACGTGATGATCGATATGCGGGACGCCGACCCCGCCAAGGTCGACGAGACGATCCAGCGGTGCCGGGACTATCCGCACCTCCGGCTGATCGCCGAACGGCTGGAGACCGAGGAGCAGCTCCAGGTCGCGTTCCTGCTCGGGTTCGACCTGTTCCGGGGCAACATCCTCGGGCGGCCGCACACGCTGTCGACCACCGGGCTCTCTCCCGCCCGGGTCAGCCGGCTCCAGTTGCTCGCGGCGTTGAGCGCCGAAGAAGTGAACTACGACGACGTCGTCGACCGGGTCGCGCTCGACCCGACGCTCGCCTACCGGCTGCTGCGGGCGACGAACGCGGCGGCGTCCGGGCTGACCGTGCGGGTCTCGTCGGTGCACGAGGCCGCGGTGTTCCTCGGGCTGGACAAGGTGCGGCAGTGGGTGACGCTGATGCTGCTGACCGACCTCTCGGACGCCACCGAGGACCAGCTGGCGACGACGATGACGCGGGCCAGGCTCTGCCAGACCACCGCGGAGTACCAGCACCTGCCCGGGAGCACGGCGTTCACGATCGGCCTGCTCTCCGGCATCGCCGACCTGGTCGGACGTCCGGTCGCGGCGCTGGCCGAGGAACTGCCGCTCGCCGAGGAGGTGCGGTCGGCGCTGGCCGAGGGGGCCGGCGACCTGGGCGAGATCCTCACCGCCGTCCGGCACTACGAGGAGGGCGCGGTGGGTGAGCTGGCGGCGCTGACCGGGCCGGTCGAACCGACCGAGGCCTACCTGTCGGCGATCAGCTGGTCGACGAAGATGCTCGACGCCGTCCCCCTCGACGGACCCCGCCGCCGCCAGATGCCCACGCCCTGA
- a CDS encoding purine-cytosine permease family protein, with product MSAETTRSEPPRVTEVEQYGVDRIQDVDRTASPFDLFRLTFGGANTFATCVLGAFPILFGLSFWQGLAATLLGLLVGAVILAPMAVFGPTNGTNNAVSSSAHLGVHGRVVGSFLSLLTAVAFFSISVWSSGDALVGGANRLVGLPESTPAFAVAYALFAGLVLVVCVYGFRFMLLVNKVAITGATALFVLGAIAFAGDFDASYPGIFVDGANAELFVPSFIGAALIVLSNPISFGAFLGDWSRYIPAETPKRRVIGAAFLAQVATIIPFLFGLTTASIIATKAAEYVDPAAPNYVGGLLAIAPTWYFLPLCLIALIGGLSTGTTALYGTGLDFSSVFPRFSRVQATLLIGTLSITFIFLGRFAFDLVQSISTFAVLIVTCTAPWMVVMIVGYVTRRGWYDPDALQVFNRRQRGGRYWFSHGWNWRGLTAWLVSAAVAVLFTNIPGQFVGPLGDLANGVDISLPLSLGLAAVLYTLLLFVFPEPRAVHGSAGPWLVPTRETEVPPITDAAPAVPAPV from the coding sequence ATGTCCGCTGAGACCACCCGTTCCGAACCTCCTAGAGTCACCGAGGTCGAGCAGTACGGCGTCGACCGCATCCAGGACGTCGACCGGACCGCGAGCCCGTTCGACCTCTTCCGCCTGACGTTCGGAGGCGCGAACACGTTCGCGACCTGCGTCCTGGGCGCGTTCCCGATCCTGTTCGGCCTGTCGTTCTGGCAGGGCCTGGCCGCGACGCTGCTCGGGCTCCTCGTGGGCGCGGTCATCCTCGCGCCGATGGCCGTGTTCGGCCCGACGAACGGCACGAACAACGCGGTCTCGTCCTCGGCCCACCTGGGCGTGCACGGACGCGTCGTCGGCTCGTTCCTCTCGCTGCTCACCGCGGTCGCGTTCTTCTCGATCTCGGTCTGGAGCTCCGGTGACGCGCTGGTCGGGGGCGCGAACCGGCTGGTGGGGCTACCCGAGAGCACCCCGGCGTTCGCGGTCGCGTACGCGCTGTTCGCGGGCCTGGTGCTGGTGGTCTGCGTCTACGGCTTCCGGTTCATGCTGCTGGTCAACAAGGTCGCGATCACCGGCGCCACCGCGCTGTTCGTCCTCGGAGCGATCGCGTTCGCCGGCGATTTCGACGCGTCGTACCCGGGCATCTTCGTCGACGGCGCGAACGCGGAACTGTTCGTGCCGAGCTTCATCGGCGCGGCGCTGATCGTGCTCTCGAACCCGATCTCGTTCGGCGCGTTCCTCGGCGACTGGTCGCGGTACATCCCGGCCGAGACGCCGAAGCGCCGGGTGATCGGCGCGGCGTTCCTGGCCCAGGTCGCCACGATCATCCCGTTCCTGTTCGGGCTCACGACCGCGTCGATCATCGCGACGAAGGCGGCGGAGTACGTCGACCCGGCTGCGCCGAACTACGTCGGCGGGCTGCTGGCGATCGCACCGACCTGGTACTTCCTGCCGCTGTGCCTGATCGCGCTGATCGGCGGCCTGTCCACCGGGACGACCGCGCTGTACGGCACCGGGCTCGACTTCTCCAGCGTGTTCCCGCGGTTCTCCCGGGTGCAGGCCACGCTGCTGATCGGCACGCTCTCGATCACGTTCATCTTCCTCGGCCGGTTCGCGTTCGACCTGGTTCAGAGCATCAGCACGTTCGCGGTCCTGATCGTCACGTGCACCGCGCCGTGGATGGTCGTGATGATCGTCGGCTACGTGACCCGGCGCGGCTGGTACGACCCGGACGCCCTGCAAGTGTTCAACCGGCGGCAGCGCGGCGGGCGGTACTGGTTCAGCCATGGCTGGAACTGGCGCGGGCTGACCGCGTGGCTGGTGTCCGCAGCGGTCGCGGTGCTGTTCACGAACATCCCGGGGCAGTTCGTCGGCCCGCTCGGCGACCTCGCGAACGGCGTCGACATCAGCCTGCCGCTCTCGCTGGGGCTGGCCGCGGTGCTCTACACCCTGCTGCTGTTCGTGTTCCCGGAGCCGCGGGCGGTGCACGGCTCGGCCGGTCCGTGGCTGGTGCCGACCCGCGAGACCGAGGTTCCGCCGATCACCGACGCCGCCCCGGCGGTGCCCGCTCCGGTGTGA